From Alosa sapidissima isolate fAloSap1 chromosome 7, fAloSap1.pri, whole genome shotgun sequence, the proteins below share one genomic window:
- the foxl2l gene encoding forkhead domain-containing protein, with the protein MDNLVVVKNSDDLEIEDRESPHTAIKECPGETEGVEERIESDSGDPSQKPPYSYVALIAMAIEESHEKRLTLSGIYQFIISKFPYYQASQKGWKNSIRHNLSLNECFVKVPNLNGGERRGNYWMMDPAFGDMFDKGNYRRRRRLKRSCRPPISPYLPGTAMLNLPEPHYFHQESVYWQTPYLTNAWSAPQGSPSSPGSLYQQATSGNPSSVSPKTYPDSHVMYYHIPPSCSRCHRPPDVLMPHSGPPGSLPQLSYARYPETEPYHSYE; encoded by the coding sequence ATGGATAACCTTGTCGTCGTTAAGAACAGTGATGATCTGGAAATAGAGGACCGGGAAAGTCCACACACCGCAATAAAGGAATGTCCTGGGGAAACGGAGGGAGTTGAGGAGCGCATCGAGTCGGATAGTGGGGATCCTTCGCAGAAACCACCCTACTCTTATGTGGCTTTAATCGCAATGGCTATCGAAGAGAGCCATGAGAAAAGGTTAACATTAAGTGGGATTTACCAATTCATCATCTCCAAATTTCCCTATTATCAGGCAAGTCAAAAGGGATGGAAGAACAGCATTCGTCACAACCTCAGCCTTAATGAATGTTTTGTGAAGGTTCCAAACTTGAATGGAGGGGAGCGGAGAGGCAATTACTGGATGATGGACCCTGCCTTTGGAGACATGTTCGATAAAGGCAACTACAGACGACGGAGACGGCTGAAACGTTCGTGCAGACCCCCTATTTCACCCTACCTGCCGGGAACAGCGATGCTAAATTTACCTGAGCCGCATTACTTTCACCAGGAATCGGTGTACTGGCAAACACCATACCTCACCAACGCATGGAGTGCACCCCAGGGTAGTCCATCCTCACCGGGATCACTTTACCAACAGGCAACCAGCGGTAACCCGTCCTCGGTGTCCCCTAAGACCTACCCTGACTCTCACGTGATGTATTACCATATCCCCCCGTCCTGTAGCCGGTGCCACCGGCCCCCTGATGTCCTGATGCCCCACAGCGGTCCCCCTGGCAGTCTCCCTCAACTCTCTTATGCCAGGTATCCCGAGACAGAGCCATACCATTCGTATGAGTGA